In one window of Silvanigrella paludirubra DNA:
- a CDS encoding glycosyltransferase family 9 protein has product MKVGIFHTAFLGDIALASLLIEALYREKHEVFLITKKMASLLYKDDYRLKGCIIADKKKGIEKVKSIYNIAKQIDALNLDVLLVPHKSYTTALISLLTKVPKKVAYNDTSFKMPFTHFQEFKKDLHECLRCLYIAPDWLVNKETMSQVEKIARPILISNNKLDLFLSKNPNYFNESIPFFIVSPGSVWPTKKYPAVQFAKAIFLLLNKNKNIKCIVSGTIDDQKDINEIFNFFSPFPELANRIIDTSSYLPLNEFMALVSKSSFVIANDSSPIHIASGFNIPVVAIFGPTTWKFGFFPTSEKSVTLTYKDQYGNNLSCHPCSPHGSKECPKKHFRCMRELSPDLLVESVEKIVPQFFE; this is encoded by the coding sequence GTGAAAGTAGGTATTTTTCACACAGCATTTTTAGGAGATATTGCATTAGCAAGTCTTTTAATTGAAGCATTATACAGAGAAAAACATGAAGTATTTTTAATTACAAAAAAAATGGCTTCATTATTATATAAAGATGATTATAGATTAAAAGGCTGTATTATTGCAGACAAAAAAAAAGGAATTGAAAAAGTAAAATCCATATATAATATAGCAAAACAAATAGATGCTTTAAATCTTGATGTTTTGTTGGTACCACATAAATCGTATACAACAGCTCTAATTTCTTTATTAACTAAAGTACCAAAAAAAGTAGCATATAACGATACCTCTTTTAAAATGCCTTTTACTCATTTTCAAGAATTTAAAAAAGATCTTCATGAATGCTTACGATGTTTGTATATAGCTCCAGATTGGCTTGTGAATAAAGAAACTATGTCGCAAGTAGAAAAAATAGCGAGACCTATTTTAATTTCCAATAATAAATTAGATCTATTTTTATCTAAAAATCCTAACTATTTTAATGAATCCATACCTTTTTTTATAGTAAGTCCAGGTTCTGTTTGGCCTACAAAAAAATACCCGGCAGTTCAATTCGCAAAAGCAATATTTTTATTATTAAATAAAAATAAAAATATAAAATGTATTGTCTCAGGTACTATTGATGATCAAAAAGATATTAATGAAATATTTAACTTTTTTTCTCCTTTTCCAGAACTGGCAAATAGAATAATAGATACCTCTAGCTATTTACCTTTAAATGAGTTTATGGCTCTTGTGTCTAAATCCTCTTTTGTCATTGCAAACGATTCTAGTCCTATTCATATTGCTTCTGGTTTTAATATTCCTGTGGTTGCTATTTTTGGTCCGACAACTTGGAAATTCGGATTTTTTCCAACTTCTGAAAAAAGTGTAACGTTAACTTATAAAGACCAATATGGGAACAATTTGTCTTGTCATCCATGCTCTCCTCATGGTTCGAAAGAATGTCCTAAAAAACATTTTCGCTGTATGCGTGAGCTTTCTCCTGATCTTTTGGTAGAATCTGTTGAAAAGATAGTGCCTCAATTTTTTGAATAA
- a CDS encoding MFS transporter encodes MSEVNKNIKNLFIQEIITSFGYLAPLSMLAIFLSENKDIHTDKIGFAMLISSITARWGRLLFSPIFDKIKANILLSIMQFAGAIGYYLLSFYQNYSVIILSLTLIGLFYGSNSIITRVLTSFLDTNNNNSTKKFSILHIGTNISATIGPIIINLIYIYFNKNFAFLFMAIFLTISGFFTFFSMKNINIPVQKNLIKTIFQLIFRKSLWHIYFLILISWFFCAQLYSLAPILLSHILKNNSYIWIISAINGALVIFISLKVNTIMNNYSKNYYFQISISLILSILGFSSLIIYHSVFNIVLGVLFLTFSEILFIPAFQALLAEYVPNDSRVAIFAIYALFMGIGEGTGYFFGTKSLDFLNTDYTWYNNSLYFLTIFIIIGIIISIRKTSFIKNNEEL; translated from the coding sequence ATGTCAGAAGTTAATAAAAACATAAAAAATCTGTTTATCCAAGAAATTATTACAAGTTTTGGATATTTAGCGCCATTAAGCATGCTTGCTATTTTCTTGAGTGAAAATAAAGATATTCATACAGATAAAATAGGTTTTGCTATGTTAATTAGCTCCATAACAGCAAGATGGGGTAGATTATTATTTTCTCCAATATTCGATAAAATAAAAGCAAATATTTTATTATCCATAATGCAATTTGCTGGTGCGATTGGTTATTATTTATTAAGTTTTTATCAAAATTATTCAGTGATTATTTTATCTTTAACATTAATTGGACTTTTTTATGGAAGCAATTCTATTATAACTAGAGTATTAACGTCATTTTTAGATACAAATAATAATAATTCAACAAAAAAATTTTCTATATTGCATATTGGCACAAATATATCTGCAACAATTGGACCAATAATAATAAATCTAATTTATATTTATTTTAATAAAAATTTTGCATTTTTATTCATGGCAATATTTTTGACTATATCAGGTTTTTTTACATTTTTTTCAATGAAAAATATCAATATCCCAGTTCAAAAAAACTTAATAAAAACAATATTTCAATTAATTTTTAGAAAATCTCTTTGGCATATTTATTTTCTTATACTAATTAGCTGGTTTTTTTGCGCTCAACTCTATTCACTTGCACCTATTTTACTTTCACATATTCTAAAAAACAATTCATATATTTGGATAATATCAGCAATTAATGGAGCTTTAGTTATTTTTATTTCATTAAAAGTAAATACAATAATGAATAATTATAGTAAAAATTACTATTTTCAAATTTCTATTTCTTTAATTTTATCTATTCTTGGTTTTTCATCTTTAATTATTTATCATTCCGTATTTAATATTGTTTTAGGGGTATTATTTTTAACATTTTCAGAAATATTATTCATACCAGCCTTTCAAGCACTTTTAGCTGAATATGTTCCAAATGATTCTCGAGTAGCAATATTTGCAATTTATGCCTTATTTATGGGTATTGGGGAGGGGACTGGCTATTTTTTTGGAACAAAAAGTCTCGATTTTTTAAATACTGACTATACATGGTATAACAATTCTCTTTATTTCTTAACAATATTTATTATAATAGGAATCATTATTTCCATTAGAAAAACATCTTTTATTAAAAATAATGAAGAATTATAA
- the ppk1 gene encoding polyphosphate kinase 1, translated as MSKLINSERNIQKSLPPTITNHFNKEIQTQHKHIHLDDPDLYMNREISWLSFNERVLTEAENKNVPLLERVKFCIIFASNLDEFFMVRLSGLLRLVAQHHTTIYDEEESEETLDEVAIKVRELLKRISKCLHSQILPELELNHISIPKFSELTRSEEEKLDSHFESQVFPVLTPLAVDPAHPFPYLSNLSLYLAVTFEGISENGEPLLALVEIPQKILRLIPISQKANKHRFFLLDELIKNYMPSLFPWTQVTGAYGFRVTRNLDYQLLDNEVKDLMKSIEYELKDREQKTVVRLEYEKNMPDWLRNKLATVLDLDSSDLYEIDGMINMRDLAPLLKIERLDPSLKDAAFNPRLNINLVDANRDIFDVIRERDILLHHPYDSFASVLDFLRSAAKDDKVLAIKQTLYRSGGDSPIIEALVNAAERGKQVTVVVELKARFDEANNIEWAKRLERAGAHVVFGFIDLKTHAKCTLVVRKEKNNYLQKYVHLSTGNYNSSTAKLYTDIGHLTTDPALCDDIANVFNFITGFNILRDQDLTQMRIPHFEKIKVAPFRLREQIIQMIENEKRKNTHDNQAHIILKMNSLVDVKICQALYRASQKGVKIDLIVRGVCILRPDIPGVSENIRVVSVIDRYLEHSRIYWFKNCGDPIIYCGSADLMERNMDRRIEVVWPIESSDLKSKLTAILNNFLIDNCKSHEMQSDGSYVRNQPASGEKMLRCQDKFIEYARRYGIKSIAYDQAIKPLFDKKEFDRIPERFIPSLVVEEIQPKSLKKKKKK; from the coding sequence ATGAGCAAGTTAATAAACTCTGAAAGAAATATTCAAAAATCTTTACCCCCTACGATCACAAATCATTTTAATAAAGAAATTCAAACACAACATAAACATATTCATTTAGATGACCCTGATCTTTATATGAATCGTGAAATTTCATGGTTATCATTTAATGAAAGAGTTTTAACAGAAGCAGAAAATAAAAATGTTCCTTTATTAGAGCGCGTAAAATTTTGTATTATATTTGCTTCTAATTTAGATGAATTTTTTATGGTGCGTTTATCTGGTTTATTAAGACTTGTAGCTCAACATCATACAACAATTTATGATGAAGAAGAGTCAGAGGAAACCCTCGATGAAGTTGCAATAAAAGTAAGAGAACTATTAAAACGCATTTCAAAATGTTTACATTCACAAATTTTACCTGAATTAGAGTTAAATCATATTTCTATTCCCAAATTTTCCGAGTTAACTCGATCAGAAGAAGAAAAATTAGACTCACATTTTGAAAGTCAAGTTTTTCCTGTTTTAACACCTCTTGCTGTTGATCCAGCGCATCCTTTTCCTTATCTTTCAAATTTATCTTTGTATTTAGCTGTTACTTTTGAAGGAATCTCCGAAAATGGAGAGCCTTTATTAGCATTAGTTGAAATACCGCAAAAAATATTAAGACTTATTCCTATTTCTCAAAAAGCAAATAAGCATCGCTTTTTTTTATTAGATGAACTTATTAAAAATTATATGCCTTCGTTATTTCCTTGGACACAAGTTACAGGAGCTTATGGTTTTAGAGTAACAAGAAATCTTGATTATCAATTATTAGATAATGAAGTTAAAGATTTAATGAAATCCATTGAATATGAATTAAAAGATAGAGAGCAAAAAACAGTAGTCCGATTAGAATATGAAAAAAATATGCCCGATTGGTTACGTAACAAACTAGCAACAGTCCTTGATTTAGATTCTTCTGATTTATATGAAATTGATGGCATGATTAATATGAGAGATTTAGCTCCCTTATTAAAAATAGAACGTTTAGATCCTAGTTTAAAAGATGCCGCATTTAATCCAAGATTAAATATTAATTTAGTTGATGCAAATAGAGATATTTTTGATGTTATTCGTGAACGAGATATTTTATTGCATCATCCCTATGACTCTTTTGCAAGTGTTCTCGATTTTTTAAGAAGTGCCGCTAAAGATGATAAAGTTCTTGCAATTAAACAAACATTATATCGTTCTGGTGGTGACTCACCTATTATTGAAGCTCTTGTGAATGCAGCCGAACGAGGAAAACAAGTTACTGTTGTTGTCGAATTGAAAGCTAGATTTGATGAAGCCAATAATATTGAATGGGCAAAACGATTAGAAAGAGCAGGAGCGCATGTTGTTTTTGGATTTATTGATTTAAAAACTCATGCTAAATGTACGCTTGTTGTAAGAAAAGAAAAAAATAACTATCTCCAAAAATATGTACATTTATCTACAGGAAATTATAATAGTTCAACTGCAAAACTTTATACAGATATTGGCCATTTAACAACAGACCCTGCATTATGTGATGATATTGCGAACGTATTTAATTTTATAACAGGCTTTAATATTTTGAGAGATCAAGATTTAACTCAAATGAGAATACCTCATTTTGAAAAAATTAAAGTAGCACCTTTTCGTCTTCGTGAACAAATTATTCAAATGATAGAAAACGAAAAAAGAAAAAATACTCATGATAACCAAGCACATATTATATTAAAAATGAATTCACTTGTTGATGTAAAAATTTGTCAAGCTTTATATAGGGCAAGTCAAAAAGGAGTGAAAATTGATTTAATAGTAAGAGGTGTGTGTATTTTAAGACCCGATATTCCAGGTGTTTCAGAGAATATTCGTGTTGTAAGTGTTATTGATAGATATTTAGAACACTCTCGTATTTATTGGTTTAAAAACTGTGGAGATCCCATTATTTATTGTGGTAGTGCTGACTTAATGGAACGAAATATGGATAGACGAATTGAAGTGGTTTGGCCTATTGAAAGTTCCGATTTAAAGTCTAAGTTAACAGCAATTTTAAATAATTTTTTAATAGATAATTGTAAAAGTCATGAAATGCAGAGTGATGGCTCATATGTTAGAAATCAACCTGCTTCAGGCGAAAAAATGTTACGTTGTCAGGATAAATTCATTGAATATGCTCGTCGTTATGGTATAAAGTCAATTGCCTATGATCAGGCAATAAAACCATTATTTGATAAAAAGGAATTTGATCGTATTCCTGAAAGATTTATTCCTTCTTTGGTTGTTGAAGAAATACAACCTAAAAGCCTCAAGAAAAAGAAGAAAAAATAA
- the rnhA gene encoding ribonuclease HI: MSSQVTLYTDGACSGNPGPGGWACVLLYHDLKRRISGYENHTTNNKMELMGVIHGLESLTRPMPVLIITDSQYVKNAFTAGWLENWQKNGWKTKSGEPVKNQDLWLKLSLLQRKHNLSWQWVKGHSGNEYNEMCDEYARKAIINKSGIDEKF, translated from the coding sequence ATGTCTTCACAAGTAACACTTTACACAGATGGTGCATGTTCTGGAAATCCAGGACCAGGAGGTTGGGCTTGTGTTTTATTGTATCATGATCTCAAGCGCCGAATATCTGGTTATGAGAACCATACAACGAACAATAAAATGGAGCTCATGGGTGTCATTCATGGTTTGGAAAGCCTTACACGTCCTATGCCTGTTCTTATTATCACTGATAGTCAATATGTCAAAAATGCTTTTACGGCAGGTTGGCTTGAAAATTGGCAAAAAAATGGTTGGAAAACAAAGTCGGGAGAGCCTGTAAAAAATCAAGACCTTTGGCTAAAGTTAAGTCTATTACAAAGAAAACACAATTTATCGTGGCAATGGGTTAAAGGACATTCAGGAAATGAATACAACGAAATGTGTGATGAATATGCTCGAAAAGCAATAATTAATAAAAGTGGAATAGACGAAAAATTTTAG
- a CDS encoding Ppx/GppA phosphatase family protein, with translation MLNLPNKKIFEKKRIAAIDVGSNSVHMLVVDMESTNSFTIIASEKDQVRLAASIDENGNLTNEALNKSIVVLKKMKEIADGLRAQIRAVGTSALREAKNGTDFVAKLYKKTGIDIEIISGHEEARLVYLGVQQGLPIQGKSTLIVDIGGGSTEIVVGQWGEERFATSLKLGCVRLTQGFIHTDPLGDDHLRALELYINTRLEPVLSEVERIGFDCAVGSSGTIKSIKSLVLGLTNTPPLQTMHGSTLTAKEIWTAKEALLRARSLKERKQLPGLDSKRADIIVAGLFVLSSITKILGIREWTISLTALREGILFDTMLRDGVWLQGDTSDVRWRSVRSFGQKFHVDEAHAFHITSFAVSLFDQLTFKHSLPSAWREFLRSAAYLHECGLFIGHTGHHKHTFYFIRNASLPGFTTREMQIIATIVRYHRKRMPRDNDEVYCDFDKEIQKAVNICAAILRLAVSLDRGRQGKIQEIIVKENSSSKMSLAVHLRATHDIELEMYEAAIEKKAFENVFMCSLEIVLEQ, from the coding sequence ATGTTAAATTTGCCTAATAAAAAAATATTTGAAAAAAAAAGAATAGCTGCCATTGATGTTGGGTCTAATAGTGTCCATATGTTAGTTGTTGATATGGAGTCTACCAACTCATTTACAATCATTGCCTCTGAAAAAGATCAAGTAAGATTAGCGGCTTCAATAGACGAAAATGGCAATTTAACAAATGAAGCTCTGAATAAATCAATTGTAGTCTTAAAAAAAATGAAAGAAATTGCTGATGGATTAAGAGCTCAAATTAGAGCAGTTGGAACGAGTGCTCTAAGAGAAGCTAAAAATGGTACTGATTTTGTTGCAAAACTTTATAAAAAAACAGGAATAGATATTGAAATTATCTCTGGTCATGAAGAGGCTAGGCTTGTTTACTTAGGAGTTCAACAAGGGCTTCCCATTCAAGGAAAATCGACTCTAATTGTTGATATTGGTGGTGGTTCAACAGAAATTGTCGTGGGTCAGTGGGGAGAAGAACGTTTTGCAACCTCGTTAAAACTAGGATGTGTCCGTTTAACTCAAGGATTTATTCATACGGACCCTTTAGGTGATGATCATTTAAGGGCTTTGGAACTTTATATTAATACAAGGCTTGAGCCCGTTTTATCTGAGGTTGAGAGAATTGGATTTGACTGTGCCGTGGGCTCATCTGGAACAATTAAATCCATAAAATCATTAGTTCTTGGATTAACAAACACGCCTCCTTTACAAACTATGCATGGTTCAACATTAACGGCAAAAGAAATATGGACTGCAAAAGAAGCGTTATTAAGAGCGCGTTCCCTTAAAGAACGTAAGCAATTACCTGGTCTTGATTCAAAAAGAGCCGATATCATTGTTGCAGGGCTATTTGTACTAAGTTCAATTACAAAAATACTTGGGATAAGAGAATGGACTATTTCTTTAACAGCGCTAAGAGAAGGTATTTTATTTGATACCATGCTGAGAGATGGTGTTTGGCTTCAAGGTGATACGAGTGATGTTAGATGGCGTTCTGTAAGATCTTTTGGTCAAAAATTTCATGTTGATGAGGCTCATGCCTTCCATATTACTTCTTTTGCTGTAAGTCTCTTTGATCAATTAACTTTTAAACATTCTTTGCCAAGTGCATGGCGTGAGTTCTTGCGTTCTGCCGCATATTTACATGAATGTGGGTTATTTATAGGGCATACAGGGCATCATAAGCATACCTTTTATTTTATTCGAAATGCTTCTCTACCAGGCTTTACAACGCGTGAAATGCAAATTATTGCTACTATCGTGCGTTATCACCGTAAGCGTATGCCAAGAGATAATGATGAAGTTTATTGCGATTTTGATAAAGAAATTCAGAAGGCAGTAAATATTTGCGCGGCAATTTTACGACTTGCAGTTTCGCTAGATAGAGGTCGTCAAGGTAAAATACAAGAGATAATCGTGAAAGAAAATTCATCTTCCAAAATGAGTTTAGCAGTTCATTTAAGAGCAACTCACGATATTGAACTGGAAATGTATGAAGCGGCTATTGAAAAAAAAGCTTTTGAAAATGTTTTTATGTGTTCCTTAGAAATTGTTCTTGAGCAATAG
- a CDS encoding bifunctional riboflavin kinase/FAD synthetase: MTLKNSYQVFGDKDAIENKKPIAITFGNFDGVHEGHFYLIQELKKMSKNIPIVVVTFDPHPATFFSGGVAKPLLNTLSDKVSLLLKSGVNTVIIQEFTNDFAMLTADEFCLWLKDNFNIQAVMLGHDFCYGKQRKGNFDHMKLFAEKEHWEIRQTQPFKLYDDKVVSSSFVRQVLSDGNAEDAEKLLSRPYFLPGVVVKGDQRGRLMGFPTANIELDDILVVPKYGVYACYVEIDSNGILLPAVMNCGVRPTIASGLKLQIEAHILDFSDDIYSRKVKFHLKKFIRGEMKFTGIDQLKEQITKDVQQARSFLMDNLNEQVNKL, translated from the coding sequence ATGACTTTGAAAAATAGTTATCAGGTTTTTGGTGATAAAGATGCAATTGAAAATAAAAAACCAATTGCAATTACTTTTGGAAATTTTGATGGAGTTCATGAAGGACATTTTTATTTAATTCAAGAGTTAAAAAAAATGTCTAAAAATATTCCCATTGTTGTTGTTACTTTTGATCCACATCCTGCGACTTTTTTTTCTGGTGGAGTTGCAAAACCATTATTAAATACACTTTCTGATAAAGTATCGCTTTTATTAAAATCTGGAGTAAATACGGTAATTATTCAAGAGTTTACCAATGATTTTGCTATGCTTACTGCAGATGAATTTTGTCTTTGGTTAAAAGATAATTTTAATATTCAGGCAGTCATGCTTGGACATGATTTTTGTTATGGCAAGCAAAGGAAGGGTAATTTTGATCATATGAAATTGTTTGCAGAAAAAGAGCATTGGGAAATTAGGCAAACACAGCCATTTAAGTTATATGATGATAAAGTAGTTTCCTCTTCTTTTGTAAGACAAGTTTTATCTGATGGAAATGCAGAAGATGCAGAAAAATTACTGAGTCGTCCCTATTTTCTTCCCGGAGTGGTAGTTAAAGGCGACCAACGTGGACGATTAATGGGATTTCCAACAGCAAATATCGAGCTAGATGACATTCTTGTTGTTCCAAAATATGGTGTTTATGCTTGTTATGTTGAAATTGATTCTAACGGAATTTTATTGCCTGCAGTTATGAATTGTGGAGTACGCCCAACAATTGCGAGTGGATTAAAATTGCAAATTGAAGCTCATATTCTAGACTTTTCAGATGATATTTATTCAAGAAAAGTAAAATTTCATTTGAAAAAATTTATACGTGGTGAAATGAAATTTACAGGAATAGATCAATTAAAGGAACAAATAACCAAGGACGTTCAGCAAGCAAGATCTTTTTTAATGGATAACCTAAATGAGCAAGTTAATAAACTCTGA
- a CDS encoding GNAT family N-acetyltransferase, with product MIIKKEILFIWKGNLFKYNLNDGNSTIQKITKTEFDSYFKETSLPKEMNQISKEDKYASSLNSLEEFCNKSYIQTANEHFSSFFIYLYDNIFAAYLNVNIIFDNAEIDYICVDKKFLRKSISFQLISLFETICKQENFSKIDKILLEVGALNEPAINLYHKLGYKKISERKNYYKSKEDAFIMEKIL from the coding sequence ATGATAATTAAAAAAGAAATTTTATTTATATGGAAAGGCAATTTATTTAAATATAATTTAAATGATGGCAATTCTACTATACAAAAAATCACAAAAACTGAATTTGATTCTTATTTTAAAGAAACTTCACTGCCTAAAGAAATGAACCAAATATCAAAAGAGGATAAATACGCTTCCAGTTTAAATTCTTTAGAGGAATTTTGTAATAAATCTTACATACAAACTGCAAATGAGCACTTTTCTTCATTTTTTATTTATTTATATGATAATATTTTTGCAGCTTATTTAAATGTAAATATTATTTTTGATAATGCTGAAATAGACTATATTTGCGTTGATAAAAAGTTTTTAAGAAAAAGCATTTCATTTCAACTTATTTCTTTGTTTGAAACTATTTGCAAACAAGAGAATTTTTCGAAAATTGATAAAATTTTACTTGAAGTAGGTGCTTTAAATGAACCCGCCATTAATTTGTATCATAAACTAGGTTATAAAAAAATTTCAGAAAGAAAAAATTATTATAAAAGTAAAGAAGATGCTTTTATTATGGAGAAAATATTGTGA